The following proteins are co-located in the Streptomyces bottropensis ATCC 25435 genome:
- a CDS encoding TatD family hydrolase, producing MPSNDSGNASGKNDRNAAPPLPAPLRVPVADSHTHLDMQSGTVEEGLAKAASVGVTTVVQVGCDLKGSRWAAETAARYEAVHATVALHPNEAPRIVHGDPDGWSRQGARTPGGDTALDDALAEIDRLAALPQVKGVGETGLDYFRTGPEGKAAQERSFRAHIEIAKRHGKALVIHDRDAHEDVLRVLKEESAPERTVFHCYSGDAAMAAECAEHGYFMSFAGNMTFKNAQPLRDALAVAPLELVLVETDAPFLTPAPYRGRPNAPYLVPVTVRAMAAVRGIGEDALATAIAANTARAFDY from the coding sequence ATGCCTTCGAACGACTCCGGCAACGCGTCCGGCAAGAACGACAGGAACGCCGCGCCCCCGCTCCCCGCACCCCTCCGGGTGCCGGTCGCGGATTCGCACACGCATCTGGACATGCAGTCCGGCACGGTCGAGGAGGGCCTCGCGAAGGCCGCCTCCGTCGGGGTGACCACGGTCGTCCAGGTCGGCTGCGACCTCAAGGGCTCCCGCTGGGCCGCCGAGACGGCCGCGCGGTACGAGGCCGTGCACGCCACGGTCGCCCTGCACCCGAACGAGGCGCCGCGGATCGTGCACGGCGACCCCGACGGCTGGTCCCGGCAGGGCGCGCGGACCCCCGGCGGCGACACGGCACTCGACGACGCGCTCGCCGAGATCGACCGGCTCGCGGCTCTGCCGCAGGTCAAGGGGGTCGGGGAGACCGGGCTCGACTACTTCCGGACCGGGCCGGAGGGCAAGGCCGCCCAGGAACGGTCCTTCCGCGCGCACATCGAGATCGCCAAGCGGCACGGCAAGGCGCTGGTCATCCACGACCGCGACGCCCACGAGGACGTGTTGCGGGTCCTGAAGGAGGAGAGCGCGCCCGAGCGGACCGTCTTCCACTGCTACTCCGGCGACGCCGCCATGGCCGCCGAGTGCGCGGAGCACGGCTACTTCATGTCCTTCGCCGGGAACATGACCTTCAAGAACGCCCAGCCGTTGCGCGACGCGCTCGCCGTCGCCCCCCTCGAACTCGTCCTCGTCGAGACCGACGCGCCCTTCCTGACGCCGGCCCCGTACCGCGGACGGCCCAACGCGCCGTATCTCGTTCCGGTCACGGTCCGGGCGATGGCCGCGGTGCGGGGTATCGGCGAGGACGCGCTGGCGACGGCGATCGCGGCGAACACGGCGAGGGCGTTCGATTACTGA
- the rsmI gene encoding 16S rRNA (cytidine(1402)-2'-O)-methyltransferase yields MTGILVLAGTPIGDVADAPPRLAQELAGADVVAAEDTRRLRRLTQALGVQPGGRIVSYFEGNEAARTPELVEALVGGARVLLVTDAGMPSVSDPGYRLVAAAVEKDIRVTAVPGPSAVLTALALSGLPVDRFCFEGFLPRKAGERLGRLREVAEERRTLVYFEAPHRLDATLAAMAEAFGAQRRAAVCRELTKTYEEVKRGPLGELAEWAAAGVRGEITVVVEGAPEKGPEELDAAELVRRVRVREEAGESRKEAIAAVAVEAGLPKREVFDAVVAAKRAAP; encoded by the coding sequence GTGACAGGAATCCTTGTGTTGGCAGGTACCCCCATCGGTGATGTCGCGGACGCGCCGCCCCGGCTCGCCCAGGAGCTGGCCGGTGCGGACGTGGTCGCCGCCGAGGACACCCGGCGGCTGCGGCGGCTCACCCAGGCGCTCGGCGTGCAGCCGGGCGGGCGGATCGTCTCGTACTTCGAGGGCAACGAGGCCGCGCGTACGCCGGAACTCGTCGAGGCGCTGGTGGGCGGGGCGCGGGTGCTGCTGGTCACCGACGCGGGGATGCCGTCGGTCTCCGACCCCGGGTACCGGCTCGTCGCCGCGGCCGTGGAGAAGGACATCCGGGTCACCGCCGTACCGGGGCCGTCCGCCGTGCTCACCGCGCTCGCGCTGTCGGGGCTGCCCGTCGACCGGTTCTGCTTCGAGGGGTTCCTGCCGCGCAAGGCCGGGGAGCGGCTGGGGCGGCTGCGCGAGGTCGCCGAGGAGCGCCGCACGCTCGTGTACTTCGAGGCCCCCCACCGCCTGGACGCGACGCTCGCGGCGATGGCCGAGGCCTTCGGCGCGCAGCGGCGGGCCGCCGTGTGCCGCGAGCTGACCAAGACGTACGAGGAGGTCAAGCGGGGCCCTCTCGGGGAGCTGGCCGAGTGGGCGGCGGCCGGGGTGCGCGGCGAGATCACCGTCGTCGTCGAGGGGGCGCCGGAGAAGGGGCCGGAGGAGCTGGACGCGGCGGAGCTGGTGCGGCGGGTCCGGGTGCGTGAGGAGGCGGGGGAGAGCCGCAAGGAGGCGATCGCCGCGGTGGCGGTGGAGGCGGGGCTGCCCAAGCGGGAGGTCTTCGACGCGGTGGTCGCGGCGAAGAGGGCTGCGCCGTAG
- a CDS encoding dolichyl-phosphate-mannose--protein mannosyltransferase gives MTSTASSTDTRQDQATEAQRPSWQHRLRRFGYAAPPRGDVRTRLVPPYTRPGPRVWAALGLRESGAARLVRWSAWGGPLLVTLFAGLLRFHDLGSPRAVIFDETYYAKDAWALVHRGYEVNWAKNANELILQNNGNVPIPTEAAYVVHPPVGKYVIGLGELMFGFDPFGWRFMTALLGTLSVLMLCRIGRRIFRSTFLGCLAGALMAVDGLHFVMSRTALLDQVLMFFVLAAFGCLVVDRDKVRQRLAAALPRDGDGVVRPDVLIAETTRLGWRPYRWLAGLCLGLALGTKWNALYFLVFFGIMTVLWDYAARKVAGARQPLIAMLQRDLGLAFLSTVPVMIVTYLASWTGWILSPDDGTGGYYRNWAATEGKGGWFAWLPDWLRSLWHYEHAVYEFHIGLSSPHTYQSNPWSWIVLGRPVSYFYESPSPGNDGCAVDTADKCAREVLAIGTPLLWWAAAFAVLYVLWRWFFRRDWRAGAIACGIAAGYLPWFLYQERTIFFFYAVVFLPFLCLAVTMMIGAVLGPPGAPERRRVAGAAGAGVLVLLIAWNFIYFWPLYTGQPIPIDSWRSRMWLDTWV, from the coding sequence GTGACCAGTACCGCGTCCTCCACGGACACCCGGCAGGACCAGGCCACCGAAGCGCAGCGGCCGTCGTGGCAGCACCGCCTGCGCCGATTCGGCTACGCGGCGCCCCCGAGAGGCGACGTCCGCACCCGGCTGGTGCCCCCGTACACCCGGCCGGGTCCACGGGTGTGGGCCGCGCTCGGGCTGCGCGAGAGTGGCGCGGCGCGTCTGGTCCGGTGGTCGGCGTGGGGCGGTCCGCTGCTGGTGACGCTGTTCGCGGGGCTGCTGCGGTTCCACGACCTGGGCAGCCCCAGGGCGGTGATATTCGACGAGACGTACTACGCGAAGGACGCGTGGGCGCTCGTCCATCGCGGGTACGAGGTCAACTGGGCGAAGAACGCCAACGAGCTGATCCTCCAGAACAACGGGAACGTGCCCATCCCGACGGAGGCGGCCTATGTGGTCCACCCCCCGGTCGGCAAGTACGTGATCGGTCTGGGCGAGCTGATGTTCGGGTTCGACCCGTTCGGCTGGCGGTTCATGACGGCCCTGCTCGGCACGCTCTCCGTGCTGATGCTGTGCCGGATCGGCCGCCGGATCTTCCGCTCCACGTTCCTCGGCTGCCTCGCGGGCGCGCTGATGGCGGTGGACGGCCTGCACTTCGTGATGAGCCGCACCGCGCTGCTGGACCAGGTGCTGATGTTCTTCGTGCTGGCCGCGTTCGGCTGCCTGGTCGTGGACCGCGACAAGGTTCGGCAACGCCTGGCCGCCGCCCTCCCCCGGGACGGCGACGGAGTCGTACGCCCGGACGTCCTCATCGCCGAGACGACCCGCCTGGGCTGGCGCCCGTACCGCTGGCTGGCCGGTCTCTGCCTGGGCCTGGCCCTCGGCACCAAGTGGAACGCCCTGTACTTCCTGGTGTTCTTCGGGATCATGACGGTGCTCTGGGACTACGCGGCCCGCAAGGTCGCCGGCGCCCGTCAGCCGCTGATCGCGATGCTCCAGCGCGACCTCGGCCTCGCGTTCCTGTCCACGGTCCCCGTCATGATCGTCACCTATCTGGCCTCCTGGACGGGCTGGATCCTCTCCCCGGACGACGGCACCGGCGGCTACTACCGCAACTGGGCCGCGACCGAGGGCAAGGGCGGCTGGTTCGCCTGGCTCCCGGACTGGCTGCGCAGCCTGTGGCACTACGAGCACGCGGTGTACGAGTTCCACATCGGGCTGTCGTCCCCGCACACGTACCAGTCGAACCCGTGGAGCTGGATCGTCCTGGGCCGCCCGGTCTCCTACTTCTACGAGTCCCCGTCCCCCGGCAACGACGGCTGCGCGGTCGACACCGCCGACAAGTGCGCCCGCGAGGTCCTCGCCATCGGCACGCCACTGCTGTGGTGGGCGGCCGCCTTCGCGGTCCTGTACGTCCTGTGGCGCTGGTTCTTCCGCCGCGACTGGCGCGCCGGCGCGATCGCCTGCGGCATCGCCGCCGGCTATCTCCCCTGGTTCCTGTACCAGGAGCGCACGATCTTCTTCTTCTACGCCGTCGTCTTCCTGCCGTTCCTCTGCCTCGCCGTCACGATGATGATCGGCGCCGTCCTCGGTCCCCCCGGCGCCCCGGAACGCCGCCGCGTGGCCGGCGCGGCGGGCGCCGGCGTCCTGGTCCTCCTGATCGCCTGGAACTTCATCTACTTCTGGCCCCTCTACACCGGCCAGCCGATCCCGATCGACAGCTGGCGGTCGCGGATGTGGCTGGATACCTGGGTCTAG
- a CDS encoding SigE family RNA polymerase sigma factor: MRDRKEARDAEFQSFVVSRWPRLLRTAFLLTGEQHAAEDLVQSTLERVYAAWRRVGAADDPDAYVRCVMINAHARRHRRRLKEFLAPKDDSGLTHELPDADDRIARADDRGALLTVLAALPARQREAVVLRYWEDLSEAQAAEAMGCSVGTVKSNTARGIAKLRALPGLAEALTNGGRK, translated from the coding sequence ATGAGGGATCGGAAAGAGGCTCGGGACGCGGAGTTCCAGAGCTTCGTCGTCAGCCGCTGGCCACGGTTGCTGCGCACGGCCTTCCTGCTCACGGGGGAGCAGCATGCCGCGGAGGACCTGGTCCAGTCGACGCTCGAACGGGTCTATGCGGCCTGGCGCAGGGTCGGCGCGGCCGACGACCCCGACGCCTACGTACGGTGCGTGATGATCAACGCGCACGCCCGCAGGCACCGCAGACGCCTCAAGGAGTTCCTGGCGCCGAAGGACGACTCGGGCCTCACCCACGAGCTGCCCGACGCCGACGACCGCATCGCGCGGGCGGACGACCGCGGCGCGCTGCTGACGGTGCTCGCCGCACTGCCCGCGCGCCAGCGGGAGGCGGTGGTCCTGCGGTACTGGGAGGACCTGAGCGAGGCGCAGGCGGCGGAGGCCATGGGATGCAGCGTCGGCACGGTGAAGAGCAACACGGCGCGGGGGATCGCGAAGCTCCGCGCCCTGCCGGGACTGGCCGAGGCACTCACGAACGGAGGGCGGAAGTGA
- a CDS encoding penicillin-binding transpeptidase domain-containing protein: protein MRKGVKVAIVGGVFAAMVGGAGYGGYNFVTALNGDGGGVEKRTGPPGGDEVRETTEKFFAAWEKGDSATASSYTNDAVDAGKVFGSFTGVARIDDVRIEPGKPTGSGARTVPFSVRATVSYQGKSKELAYKSRLTVVRGKTTGRALVDWRPSVVHPELKKGDTLFTGEAAAPPIEAVDRDGKALTKEKYPSLGPILDTLRERYGADAGGTPGIELGIHHTDAEAGDTTLLTLTKGRAGKLRTTISARTQAAAEQAVTKYPESSVVAVQPSTGQVLAVANHRDDSFNAAFQGELPPGSTMKIVTAAMLIDNGVTSMNGPAPCPATATWMSQTFKNLPGLKPDETPNATLANSFERSCNTAFIKLIDEKPLSDESLTEEAQERFGIGRDDWKTGIVSMDGKVPPSGGPNRAANAIGQGDVLMNPLNMASVTSTAITGTFRQPYLVSPKLDDRELATAKGLSTGTSSQLKQMMRLTATRGTAATVMSGLSGDIGAKTGSAEIDGQAVADSWFTGFRGDVAAAAMSEGGGRGGEAAGPIVVDVLRVSP, encoded by the coding sequence ATGCGCAAGGGGGTCAAGGTCGCCATAGTCGGCGGAGTGTTCGCGGCGATGGTGGGCGGTGCCGGGTACGGCGGGTACAACTTCGTGACCGCGCTGAACGGGGACGGCGGGGGCGTCGAGAAACGCACCGGGCCGCCGGGCGGGGACGAGGTCCGGGAGACGACGGAGAAGTTCTTCGCCGCCTGGGAGAAGGGCGACTCGGCCACGGCGTCGTCGTACACGAACGACGCGGTGGACGCGGGGAAGGTCTTCGGCAGCTTCACGGGCGTCGCGCGGATCGACGACGTGAGGATCGAGCCGGGCAAGCCCACCGGGAGCGGCGCCCGGACCGTCCCGTTCTCCGTCAGGGCGACCGTGTCGTACCAGGGCAAGAGCAAGGAACTCGCGTACAAGAGCCGGCTGACCGTCGTGCGCGGGAAGACGACCGGGCGGGCCCTGGTCGACTGGCGGCCCTCCGTCGTGCACCCCGAGCTGAAGAAGGGGGACACGCTGTTCACCGGGGAGGCGGCGGCGCCGCCCATCGAGGCCGTGGACCGCGACGGCAAGGCGCTGACCAAGGAGAAGTACCCCTCCCTGGGGCCGATCCTCGACACGCTGCGCGAGCGCTACGGCGCCGACGCGGGCGGCACCCCCGGCATCGAGCTGGGCATCCACCACACCGACGCCGAGGCCGGCGACACCACCCTGCTGACCCTCACCAAGGGCAGGGCGGGCAAGCTGCGGACCACGATCAGCGCCCGGACGCAGGCGGCGGCCGAGCAGGCCGTCACCAAGTACCCCGAGTCGTCCGTGGTCGCCGTGCAGCCCAGCACCGGGCAGGTGCTGGCCGTCGCCAACCACCGCGACGACAGCTTCAACGCGGCCTTCCAGGGTGAACTCCCGCCCGGCTCCACGATGAAGATCGTCACCGCCGCGATGCTCATCGACAACGGCGTGACCTCCATGAACGGCCCCGCACCCTGCCCCGCCACGGCCACCTGGATGAGCCAGACCTTCAAGAACCTGCCCGGACTGAAGCCGGACGAGACGCCGAACGCGACGCTCGCCAACAGCTTCGAGCGGTCCTGCAACACGGCCTTCATCAAGCTGATCGACGAGAAGCCGCTGTCCGACGAGTCGTTGACCGAGGAGGCGCAGGAACGCTTCGGGATCGGCCGGGACGACTGGAAGACGGGCATCGTCTCCATGGACGGCAAGGTGCCGCCCTCCGGCGGGCCGAACCGGGCCGCCAACGCCATCGGTCAGGGTGACGTCCTGATGAACCCGCTCAACATGGCGTCGGTGACGTCCACGGCGATCACGGGGACGTTCCGGCAGCCGTATCTGGTGTCACCGAAGCTGGACGACCGGGAGCTGGCCACCGCGAAGGGGCTGTCGACCGGTACGTCCTCGCAGTTGAAGCAGATGATGAGGCTGACCGCGACCCGGGGGACGGCCGCGACCGTCATGTCCGGGCTCAGCGGCGACATCGGCGCCAAGACCGGTTCCGCGGAGATCGACGGGCAGGCGGTGGCGGACAGTTGGTTCACCGGGTTCCGGGGGGACGTGGCCGCGGCGGCGATGTCGGAGGGTGGCGGTCGCGGGGGCGAGGCGGCCGGTCCGATCGTGGTGGATGTGCTGCGAGTCTCTCCGTAG
- a CDS encoding penicillin-binding transpeptidase domain-containing protein, with protein sequence MGKRRRVDERKAAKSGRSRRHLVLGGVAVAALGGGAVAVYTVFGAGASADDRSADAKAVKSGPLSAVEVRSAATAFLTAWQKGTVTKAAAATDDSTAAKTALTGFTKDAHVKDVTLTRGKRAGDKVPFTVKGTVSYKGTAKPLTYESALTVVRAKKDGEPVVEWQPSVVHPDLDEGDRLVTGEAGTPPVKALDRDGGELTTKKYPSLGSVLDGLREKYGKKAGGKAGVELRIVRAHPEKAGPDGTSSGKSAGSTKSTNSTKSTKSTKEKAADKTLLELSKGTPGELRTTLSPGLQAIAESKVAATKRASVVVMRPSTGEILAAANSSAFNVAFQGSLAPGSTMKIVSSALLIDKGLASADKVHPCPKFSSYGGWKFQNDDKFEIKNGTFKGSFARSCNTAFISQAKKLDDNSLTLEAQQVFGLGLNNWAIGVSSFDGAVPVQSAAPMAASLIGQGGVRMNPLNMASVVSTAKTGVFKQPYLVAPSLDGRTLATASRPLSATARTQLRELLRYTAAAGTAAEAMSGLGPDYGAKTGSAEVDGQKEPNGWFTAWKGDLASAGVVQEGGHGSESAGPIVAALLKAGSGG encoded by the coding sequence GTGGGTAAGAGAAGGCGTGTCGACGAGCGGAAGGCCGCGAAGTCGGGGAGGTCGCGGCGGCACCTCGTCCTCGGCGGAGTGGCCGTCGCGGCCCTCGGTGGTGGCGCGGTCGCCGTGTACACGGTGTTCGGCGCCGGCGCGTCGGCCGACGACCGTTCGGCCGACGCCAAGGCCGTGAAGAGCGGCCCCCTGTCCGCCGTCGAGGTCCGCTCCGCCGCGACCGCGTTCCTGACGGCCTGGCAGAAGGGCACCGTGACCAAGGCCGCCGCCGCCACGGACGACTCGACGGCCGCGAAGACCGCGCTGACCGGCTTCACCAAGGACGCCCACGTCAAGGACGTCACCCTCACCCGCGGCAAACGCGCGGGCGACAAGGTGCCGTTCACGGTGAAGGGCACGGTCTCCTACAAGGGCACGGCCAAGCCGCTCACCTACGAGTCCGCCCTCACCGTCGTACGGGCGAAGAAGGACGGCGAACCCGTCGTCGAGTGGCAGCCGTCCGTCGTGCACCCCGACCTCGACGAGGGCGACCGCCTGGTGACCGGTGAAGCGGGCACGCCCCCGGTGAAGGCCCTGGACCGGGACGGCGGTGAGCTGACGACGAAGAAGTACCCCTCGCTGGGCTCGGTGCTGGACGGTCTGCGGGAGAAGTACGGCAAGAAGGCGGGCGGCAAGGCGGGAGTCGAGCTGCGGATCGTCCGCGCGCACCCGGAGAAGGCCGGGCCGGACGGCACCTCCTCCGGCAAGTCCGCCGGTTCCACCAAATCCACGAACTCCACGAAGTCCACGAAGTCCACGAAGGAGAAGGCCGCCGACAAGACGCTGCTGGAGCTGAGCAAAGGCACGCCCGGGGAGCTGAGAACGACCCTCAGCCCGGGGCTGCAGGCCATCGCCGAGTCGAAGGTGGCGGCCACGAAGCGCGCGTCGGTGGTCGTGATGCGCCCCTCGACCGGCGAGATCCTCGCGGCGGCCAACTCCAGCGCCTTCAACGTGGCGTTCCAGGGCTCCCTGGCCCCCGGTTCCACGATGAAGATCGTGTCGTCGGCGCTGCTCATCGACAAGGGCCTGGCATCGGCGGACAAGGTCCACCCGTGCCCCAAGTTCTCGTCGTACGGCGGCTGGAAGTTCCAGAACGACGACAAGTTCGAGATCAAGAACGGCACGTTCAAGGGGAGCTTCGCGCGCTCCTGCAACACCGCCTTCATCTCCCAGGCCAAGAAGCTGGACGACAACTCCCTGACCCTGGAGGCCCAGCAGGTCTTCGGGCTCGGCCTGAACAACTGGGCCATCGGCGTGTCCAGCTTCGACGGCGCGGTACCGGTGCAGAGCGCCGCCCCGATGGCGGCCTCGCTGATCGGCCAGGGCGGTGTGCGGATGAACCCGCTGAACATGGCGTCGGTGGTGTCGACCGCCAAGACGGGCGTCTTCAAACAGCCCTACCTCGTCGCCCCCTCCCTCGACGGCCGCACCCTCGCGACCGCCTCCCGGCCCCTGTCCGCCACGGCCCGTACGCAGCTGCGCGAACTCCTCCGGTACACCGCCGCGGCCGGTACGGCGGCCGAGGCGATGTCGGGCCTCGGCCCGGACTACGGTGCCAAGACCGGCTCCGCCGAGGTGGACGGCCAGAAGGAGCCCAACGGGTGGTTCACCGCCTGGAAGGGCGACCTGGCCTCCGCCGGGGTCGTCCAGGAGGGCGGCCACGGCAGCGAGTCGGCGGGGCCGATCGTGGCGGCACTGCTGAAGGCGGGCAGCGGGGGCTGA